One window from the genome of Synechococcus sp. PROS-7-1 encodes:
- a CDS encoding alpha/beta fold hydrolase produces the protein MPASATAAVFPDHWIKEGTWKNHRISWIATDHRDGERTALLIHGFGACKEHWRHNVKALTGEHQVVALDLLGFGSSDKPPSILEGEQPIPEGVRYSIDLWANQVVDFIAHQGLTGVDLIGNSIGGVVALRAAEILEERDQPAAMVVLIDCAQRAIDDKRVSEQPPFRAFSRPLLKQLVRQRWLTRSLFLSLARPGVIRRVLQLAYPTGASVDDTLVEVLHRAARSPGATESFRGFINLFNDHLAPDVLQRIQTPVKMIWGEADPWEPLSQAQQWTRYASVRELAIIPSLGHCPHDEGPEQVNPVLQRMLNPNGSPAEELNS, from the coding sequence GTGCCCGCCAGTGCCACTGCAGCCGTCTTCCCTGATCACTGGATCAAGGAAGGAACCTGGAAGAACCACAGGATCAGCTGGATTGCGACAGACCATCGTGATGGTGAGAGGACAGCGCTCCTCATTCACGGTTTCGGGGCCTGCAAAGAACACTGGCGACACAACGTGAAGGCCCTGACTGGGGAACACCAGGTTGTCGCTCTCGACTTGCTGGGCTTTGGATCGAGCGACAAGCCACCTTCAATCCTTGAAGGGGAACAACCCATTCCTGAGGGTGTGCGCTACAGCATCGACCTCTGGGCCAATCAGGTGGTGGATTTCATTGCGCACCAAGGGCTCACTGGTGTTGATCTGATTGGCAATTCGATTGGTGGAGTCGTCGCACTTCGCGCCGCCGAAATCCTTGAGGAACGCGACCAACCTGCAGCAATGGTTGTGCTGATCGACTGTGCTCAGCGTGCGATCGACGACAAACGCGTTTCGGAACAACCACCTTTCAGAGCCTTCAGTCGCCCCCTGCTGAAACAACTCGTACGGCAACGCTGGCTGACACGCTCCCTTTTTCTGAGCCTGGCACGACCCGGGGTGATCAGAAGAGTTCTTCAGTTGGCTTACCCCACTGGAGCTTCGGTGGACGACACTCTGGTGGAGGTTCTTCACCGAGCAGCACGCAGTCCAGGAGCGACTGAATCCTTTCGCGGTTTCATTAACCTCTTCAATGACCATCTCGCACCTGATGTTCTTCAGAGAATCCAAACACCGGTGAAGATGATCTGGGGAGAAGCCGATCCCTGGGAGCCACTCAGCCAGGCTCAACAGTGGACGCGTTACGCATCCGTACGCGAACTCGCGATCATTCCATCTCTGGGCCACTGCCCGCACGATGAGGGACCTGAACAGGTCAATCCCGTCCTGCAGCGAATGCTCAACCCCAATGGCAGTCCTGCCGAGGAGCTTAACTCTTGA
- a CDS encoding MFS transporter has product MNKKILLVLCLVVAVDAASFGLLLPVVPFFVHQLTGSFNAIAVTSVTATYSGLQFIGAPVIGRLSDRWGRRSVLTVTVAISAVALIGQALSTSLLILLLFSGLNGASSGVFAISQALVADTVEDRNQRTVGFGAIGAALGLGFIIGPGIGGALGAIDPRFPFFVASAFCLLNVVLIRLYLPKASKPKQPITSQEKATNPLFTRGDHRLKKLISIYFLFYLGFSAFSGIFVLAAKERFNWGPQPTSLVLVYVGVVAVVVQGALLPRLLKAIRPDKLSIIGLSLVAVAMLGVSVISEGRDLYATQLLFAGGVGLSTPGLRSAMSLCVNENQQGVLGGMTQSVVSLTSLIGPLLAGQMYESAGYGATFQTQAVLVFVAVGLLASMPRLPADPQAVKTPSA; this is encoded by the coding sequence TTGAACAAAAAAATCCTTCTCGTCCTCTGCCTCGTGGTGGCAGTGGATGCCGCCAGCTTCGGCCTGCTGCTGCCTGTCGTGCCGTTCTTCGTGCATCAGCTCACCGGCTCCTTCAACGCCATCGCTGTGACCAGTGTCACGGCGACCTACTCAGGCCTGCAATTCATCGGCGCACCGGTGATCGGACGTTTGTCCGACCGATGGGGGCGGCGCAGTGTTCTGACGGTCACCGTGGCCATCAGTGCGGTCGCTTTGATCGGTCAGGCACTCTCCACCTCGCTTCTGATCCTTCTGTTGTTCTCTGGCTTGAATGGCGCATCCTCCGGTGTCTTTGCAATCTCCCAGGCGCTGGTTGCTGACACCGTCGAGGATCGCAATCAGCGCACCGTTGGATTCGGAGCCATCGGTGCAGCTCTGGGACTTGGCTTCATCATCGGCCCTGGCATCGGTGGGGCACTCGGGGCCATTGATCCACGCTTTCCCTTTTTTGTGGCATCAGCTTTTTGCCTGCTGAATGTTGTCTTGATTCGCCTTTATCTCCCAAAAGCGTCGAAGCCCAAACAACCCATCACCTCCCAAGAAAAAGCGACGAATCCTTTATTCACCCGAGGGGACCATCGCCTAAAAAAGCTCATCAGCATCTATTTTCTCTTCTATCTGGGCTTCAGTGCCTTTTCGGGAATCTTCGTACTGGCAGCCAAAGAACGGTTCAACTGGGGGCCGCAACCCACCTCCCTGGTGCTCGTGTATGTCGGAGTGGTTGCCGTCGTTGTACAGGGTGCATTGTTACCTCGCCTACTGAAAGCCATTCGTCCCGACAAGCTCTCGATCATCGGGCTCAGCCTTGTTGCCGTGGCAATGCTGGGAGTATCCGTCATCAGCGAAGGACGTGATCTTTATGCCACCCAACTCTTGTTTGCGGGGGGCGTGGGACTCAGCACCCCTGGCCTGCGCTCGGCAATGTCCCTATGCGTCAACGAAAATCAACAGGGAGTCCTCGGAGGCATGACCCAGTCGGTGGTGAGTCTGACGTCCCTGATCGGGCCCTTGCTTGCAGGACAAATGTATGAATCAGCAGGCTACGGAGCCACGTTCCAGACTCAAGCTGTTCTGGTGTTCGTTGCGGTCGGTCTGTTGGCCTCCATGCCAAGACTGCCGGCTGATCCTCAGGCTGTAAAAACACCCTCGGCATAA
- a CDS encoding VOC family protein produces MASSLPIEALDHVALTVSDPQRSMRWYEDVLGFKPAAMEGLQQGPPFLLRVAEGNYLNLFPADSAQLKPVPDHSTVAMRHVAFRITYACLDDVQTRLESQGLSITAFDYGPRCRALFLSDPDGHQIELIGYAEGVFTA; encoded by the coding sequence ATGGCCTCTTCTCTTCCGATCGAAGCCCTTGATCACGTCGCTCTCACCGTCAGTGATCCCCAACGATCCATGCGCTGGTATGAGGACGTGCTGGGCTTCAAGCCTGCTGCAATGGAAGGTCTGCAGCAAGGACCGCCTTTTCTACTGCGGGTTGCTGAAGGCAACTATTTGAATCTCTTTCCCGCGGACAGTGCTCAGCTCAAGCCTGTGCCTGACCACAGCACTGTGGCGATGCGCCATGTGGCATTTCGCATCACCTATGCCTGCCTCGACGACGTTCAGACGAGGCTCGAATCGCAAGGCCTCTCGATCACAGCTTTTGATTACGGCCCCCGCTGCCGAGCTCTTTTTCTGTCAGATCCCGATGGTCACCAGATTGAGTTGATCGGTTATGCCGAGGGTGTTTTTACAGCCTGA
- a CDS encoding aromatic ring-hydroxylating dioxygenase subunit alpha, translated as MQLTRSWYAVEHSSAVPAGSVRRLDFHGQAFAIWRAPDGQLSVLFDRCPHKGASLSAGLVGEQGLACPYHGWCYQADGHCSKIPAQDSSQSIPRRAQASSLHCHESVGFIWIWWDPDARSSSEELPPLPKVGPVPEDGDRSWRSLEGSVEWQAHWMRVLEAFMDLTHAPFVHSGSFGAMAPDQLMPVEQWAKDDSVYERVLAPRDRHYRADQGRGLRAWFNQGDEQGSSISSDDGGEQHIQLWLANVSLVRVVFGDFQISLLTAHVPVDGTTTRNLWRHFRSFLRSPLADSNARGRVDRFMAEDQRTVETLRPLIPDLDGHGDLLVASDVSTLALRRMLREKRDAGLFR; from the coding sequence ATGCAGCTGACTCGCTCCTGGTACGCCGTTGAGCATTCATCCGCGGTTCCCGCGGGATCTGTGCGCCGTCTTGACTTCCACGGTCAGGCGTTTGCTATCTGGAGAGCTCCTGATGGCCAGCTTTCTGTCCTGTTTGACCGCTGCCCGCACAAGGGAGCGAGCCTCAGTGCAGGACTCGTGGGTGAACAGGGCTTGGCATGCCCTTATCACGGCTGGTGTTATCAGGCGGATGGCCACTGCAGCAAGATCCCAGCCCAAGACAGCTCGCAGTCCATCCCTCGGCGGGCACAAGCGTCCTCACTCCACTGTCATGAGTCGGTTGGCTTTATCTGGATCTGGTGGGATCCTGACGCACGGTCCTCTTCCGAAGAGTTGCCCCCTTTACCGAAGGTTGGTCCTGTCCCGGAGGATGGAGATCGCTCCTGGCGTTCTCTCGAAGGCTCTGTTGAGTGGCAGGCCCACTGGATGAGGGTCCTTGAGGCTTTCATGGACCTCACCCATGCGCCGTTTGTGCACAGTGGCAGCTTCGGGGCGATGGCACCGGACCAGCTGATGCCCGTTGAGCAGTGGGCGAAGGACGATAGTGTTTACGAGAGGGTTCTGGCCCCTCGTGACCGTCACTATCGCGCTGATCAGGGCCGAGGATTGCGCGCTTGGTTCAACCAAGGTGATGAGCAAGGATCCTCAATCTCCTCTGATGACGGCGGGGAACAACACATCCAGCTCTGGCTGGCGAATGTGTCTCTGGTTCGCGTGGTCTTCGGTGATTTCCAGATCTCACTCCTCACGGCCCACGTTCCAGTTGATGGGACCACAACCCGCAATCTCTGGCGTCACTTCCGTTCTTTTTTGCGCAGTCCTCTGGCTGACAGCAATGCGCGCGGTCGTGTCGACCGTTTCATGGCTGAAGATCAACGGACGGTTGAGACCCTCAGGCCTCTGATTCCTGATCTCGATGGACATGGCGATCTCCTGGTCGCCAGCGATGTCTCAACCCTTGCCCTTCGCCGCATGTTGAGAGAAAAGCGCGATGCCGGACTCTTTCGGTAA
- a CDS encoding MinD/ParA family protein, with the protein MTQIIAVHSFRGGTGKSNLTANLATSLGLQGQRVAIFDTDLASPGVHVLFGYTHEDGDLCLNDFLQEDAAIKDCVHEVTPAPVKAAKGHVFLAPASMDSDRIARLLREGYQVEKLNDAIFALADSLKLDYVIVDTHPGINEETLLSAAIADCLVMVMRPDSQDYLGTAVAIEVAQRLDVANIQLVMNKLPSQFSRDEVRLRMQESYEVSIGSILPLSEDLLTLASGGLAVLEFPNHTWSTAVRDLCKSLMEASVSA; encoded by the coding sequence ATGACGCAGATCATTGCTGTTCACTCTTTTAGAGGAGGCACGGGAAAATCCAATCTCACTGCGAATCTGGCGACAAGTCTGGGGCTTCAAGGTCAGCGCGTCGCTATTTTCGATACCGATTTGGCCTCGCCAGGTGTGCATGTTCTTTTTGGTTATACCCATGAAGACGGTGATCTTTGCCTTAATGATTTCCTTCAGGAAGATGCAGCGATCAAGGATTGTGTTCATGAAGTAACCCCGGCTCCCGTCAAGGCAGCGAAAGGACATGTGTTCCTTGCCCCGGCCTCAATGGATAGTGATCGGATCGCAAGATTACTACGAGAAGGATATCAGGTTGAAAAGTTGAATGATGCGATTTTTGCTTTAGCAGACTCTCTTAAGCTCGATTATGTCATTGTCGATACCCACCCTGGTATCAACGAAGAGACCTTGCTTTCAGCTGCCATTGCTGATTGTTTGGTCATGGTCATGCGCCCAGATAGTCAGGATTATCTCGGAACTGCTGTTGCCATTGAGGTGGCGCAACGGTTGGATGTGGCAAATATCCAGCTTGTGATGAATAAGCTTCCCAGTCAATTCAGTAGAGATGAAGTTCGCCTGCGTATGCAGGAAAGTTATGAGGTGAGTATTGGATCAATTCTTCCTCTGAGTGAAGATTTGCTCACCCTGGCCAGTGGTGGACTTGCTGTTCTTGAATTTCCTAATCACACCTGGTCCACTGCAGTCAGAGATCTTTGCAAGTCCCTCATGGAAGCGTCTGTTTCTGCATGA
- a CDS encoding TolC family protein, with protein MPQPVSPSIPEDALQNLDMQTAVRLAEERNPVILENLQSFKAAQDSLGSDFATWWPVLSFNLNFGNYNQNSYYNYAGANSGIDTSIYSEYGASASELPSYIFARSYTSSYLQGVQTLDLNWKIYDPVRQPQIWKGKYLVKEAGSDYIISRRDYALQTQQAYVRLQKFLASILTSEQLVENDMLLLDLAKSRKKLGVSSELDVAKQLTVLRTDQVNLVNSKSSSMVAQAELAALLNDPRANKIKPSEALSPLGSWQVSLDETIESALDYRQVIVKNLSIAQQNELQAQIDLAIYKPTIELVNSLYWTKNLGFPSSGSPWIIETGRSDFWNSESVIQVTLTGFDGGRARMDAEASRKRAKSAQAAAQQSINSVIEEVREYFSQSVEGREAVIVASQRVQAASTALKLQSLRFNAGYGTITDVVQSQQDLTQAVESYISQLSDYNLALVNLSRASGLTFAADPGLVQKVGDPLSELGLTSILRRAKNSFNSDG; from the coding sequence TTGCCACAGCCCGTTTCGCCGTCGATTCCAGAGGATGCCCTTCAAAACCTCGATATGCAGACAGCCGTTCGTTTAGCAGAAGAGAGGAACCCAGTCATTCTTGAAAATCTGCAATCATTCAAGGCGGCTCAAGATTCACTTGGTTCCGACTTTGCAACGTGGTGGCCTGTGTTGAGCTTTAATCTTAATTTTGGTAATTACAACCAAAATTCCTACTATAACTATGCGGGTGCAAACAGTGGTATTGATACTTCAATCTATTCTGAATATGGGGCCTCTGCAAGCGAGCTCCCCTCTTATATCTTTGCGCGTTCTTACACAAGTAGTTACCTTCAAGGTGTGCAAACTCTTGATTTGAATTGGAAGATCTATGATCCTGTGCGTCAGCCCCAGATCTGGAAAGGTAAGTACCTTGTTAAAGAGGCGGGAAGTGATTACATTATTTCACGCCGTGATTATGCACTTCAGACGCAACAGGCTTACGTGCGCTTGCAGAAGTTTCTTGCGTCTATTCTTACCAGCGAACAGCTTGTTGAGAATGATATGCTGTTGCTCGATCTTGCAAAGTCTAGGAAAAAGCTAGGCGTTTCGTCTGAACTTGATGTTGCTAAGCAGTTGACTGTTCTAAGAACTGATCAGGTCAATCTTGTTAATTCCAAAAGTAGTTCGATGGTTGCACAAGCCGAGCTGGCTGCCTTATTGAATGATCCGAGGGCCAACAAAATTAAGCCCAGCGAAGCGCTCAGTCCTCTGGGCTCTTGGCAGGTTTCTCTTGATGAAACGATCGAGTCGGCCCTGGACTACCGTCAGGTCATTGTTAAAAATCTTTCGATTGCTCAGCAAAATGAATTGCAGGCGCAGATTGATTTGGCAATTTATAAGCCAACAATTGAACTTGTCAATTCTCTGTATTGGACTAAAAACTTAGGTTTTCCAAGCTCAGGTTCTCCTTGGATCATCGAAACAGGTCGAAGTGATTTTTGGAATTCTGAATCCGTGATTCAAGTCACTTTGACGGGGTTTGATGGTGGACGTGCACGCATGGACGCCGAAGCATCACGCAAGCGTGCAAAATCTGCCCAGGCTGCAGCCCAGCAATCTATTAATTCCGTGATTGAAGAGGTTCGGGAGTACTTCTCTCAGTCTGTTGAGGGCAGAGAAGCTGTCATCGTGGCTTCGCAGAGGGTTCAAGCTGCATCGACCGCATTAAAGCTTCAGTCGCTTCGATTCAACGCAGGTTACGGAACGATTACTGATGTCGTGCAGTCTCAGCAAGATCTGACCCAGGCCGTTGAGTCCTATATAAGTCAGCTTTCCGATTACAACCTTGCTCTGGTCAATCTTTCGCGTGCTAGCGGACTGACCTTTGCAGCCGATCCAGGTTTGGTTCAAAAGGTTGGTGATCCCTTGTCTGAGTTGGGATTGACCTCAATCCTGCGAAGGGCGAAAAACTCCTTCAACTCAGACGGATGA
- a CDS encoding phytoene synthase, with amino-acid sequence MATVSSYSSVVPDATPLSLREAFERCRAETEEWAKTFYLGTLLMPLEKRQAIWAIYVWCRRTDEIMDSPEALSKPKEQLLAELDSWEEHTREMFKGCVNTWLDKVMVDTIHRFSQPLQPYLDMIEGMRMDLTSLRYQSFSDLQLYCYRVAGTVGLMSEKVMGIDDCYTSAPWSEETETSGAAVALGIANQLTNILRDVGEDRQRGRIYLPLDEINGFGYSESELLDGVINDQWRNLMAFQIQRARDWFKRSESGVRFLAPDARWPVWTSLRLYRGILSRIENNDYDVFNYRAFVPRYRKLIDLPFSFILSQAK; translated from the coding sequence ATGGCTACGGTATCCTCCTACTCTTCGGTTGTGCCTGATGCCACTCCTCTTTCGTTAAGGGAGGCCTTTGAACGGTGTCGAGCAGAGACTGAAGAGTGGGCGAAAACTTTTTATCTTGGTACTTTGCTGATGCCGTTAGAGAAACGGCAAGCAATATGGGCTATTTATGTCTGGTGCAGGCGCACAGATGAAATCATGGACAGTCCTGAGGCTCTGTCCAAGCCAAAAGAGCAATTATTGGCTGAATTGGATTCCTGGGAAGAGCACACCCGTGAAATGTTCAAAGGCTGCGTCAATACTTGGTTGGACAAAGTCATGGTTGACACGATCCATCGTTTTTCCCAGCCACTTCAGCCTTATCTTGACATGATTGAGGGTATGCGCATGGATCTCACTAGTTTGCGCTATCAGTCTTTTTCAGATCTGCAATTGTACTGTTATCGGGTTGCCGGCACTGTTGGTTTAATGTCTGAAAAAGTGATGGGGATTGATGATTGCTACACGTCAGCACCGTGGAGTGAAGAGACTGAAACATCTGGAGCAGCAGTTGCTTTAGGAATTGCCAACCAACTCACGAATATTCTTCGTGATGTTGGTGAAGATCGACAACGAGGTCGGATTTATTTGCCTCTAGATGAGATTAATGGTTTTGGATATTCTGAGTCTGAACTTCTCGATGGTGTCATTAATGATCAATGGCGAAACCTGATGGCTTTTCAGATACAACGTGCTCGTGATTGGTTCAAGCGTTCCGAGTCGGGTGTGCGTTTTCTGGCACCTGACGCGCGCTGGCCAGTATGGACATCTCTGCGACTGTACCGGGGGATTCTATCGAGAATCGAAAATAACGATTATGATGTCTTTAATTATCGTGCTTTTGTGCCGCGATATCGCAAACTCATTGATTTGCCCTTTTCCTTTATTCTTTCGCAAGCAAAATGA
- a CDS encoding PleD family two-component system response regulator: MSEQFFSEETNLKLLRHDLYNPINQIVGYSELLTEELEAGEELAAEDLSRIRDSALVLLEMIRSRLTPQELQAEKHVLKNNKKSGSVVQLKTSLSKTPHQRQSDRLGGRKGRVLVVDDNASNRDMLVAALTRDHHVVSTAEDGEVAINIVQEKPFDLILLDVQMPRCNGEEVLEFLQGNDQLSMIPVIMISGLDDIDVVIRCIDVGADDYLPKPCNLTLLRARVDSSLEKKFRYDDDLSLYDNLKEAQSRVRSQIDQAQSVISQLSATASNDASVMRLLSHVSEIASVLVENDTALHVTIQKLEVKISRQSVVSQVKAITSDPAFQSLSERARLMRQRRQQLGA; encoded by the coding sequence ATGTCTGAACAGTTTTTTTCCGAAGAGACAAATCTCAAGCTATTGCGTCATGATCTTTATAATCCAATCAATCAAATTGTTGGTTACAGCGAGCTACTGACTGAAGAATTAGAAGCAGGAGAAGAACTTGCGGCTGAAGACCTCTCCAGGATCCGAGATTCTGCCCTTGTCTTGCTTGAGATGATCCGCAGCCGATTAACACCTCAAGAGTTACAGGCCGAGAAACATGTATTGAAAAACAATAAAAAATCAGGATCTGTTGTTCAGCTTAAAACTAGTCTTTCAAAGACACCTCACCAACGACAATCAGATCGACTAGGAGGTCGCAAAGGTCGTGTTTTGGTTGTCGATGACAACGCTAGCAATAGGGATATGCTCGTTGCAGCATTGACACGGGATCATCATGTTGTGTCGACTGCTGAGGATGGTGAAGTTGCGATCAATATCGTACAAGAGAAACCCTTTGATTTGATTCTCTTGGATGTGCAGATGCCTCGCTGTAATGGGGAAGAAGTTCTGGAATTTTTGCAGGGTAATGATCAGTTGTCGATGATTCCAGTCATTATGATATCTGGTCTTGATGACATCGATGTTGTTATTCGTTGTATCGACGTTGGTGCAGATGATTATTTGCCTAAACCATGCAATCTCACATTGCTTCGTGCTCGTGTTGACTCATCTTTAGAAAAGAAATTTCGTTATGACGATGATTTGTCGCTCTACGACAATCTCAAGGAAGCCCAGTCACGCGTTCGCTCTCAGATTGATCAGGCACAGTCGGTGATTAGCCAATTGTCGGCTACGGCCAGTAACGATGCCAGCGTGATGCGTCTGCTCAGCCATGTCTCCGAGATTGCATCTGTGTTGGTCGAAAACGACACGGCATTGCATGTGACAATCCAGAAGCTAGAGGTTAAGATCAGCCGTCAATCTGTTGTTTCGCAGGTCAAAGCCATTACTAGCGATCCTGCTTTCCAGTCATTATCGGAACGTGCTCGGTTGATGCGGCAACGACGTCAGCAGCTTGGTGCCTGA
- a CDS encoding response regulator, whose translation MTVILLVEDNELNRDMLSRRLTRKGFTVEIACDGAAAIERANELRPDLILMDIGLPVMDGFDATRKLKDDPQTQSIPVIALTAHAMMQDREACLGAGCDDFDTKPIELPRLLEKINSLLSKGAS comes from the coding sequence ATGACAGTGATTCTCCTTGTCGAGGACAACGAGTTGAATCGAGATATGCTTTCTCGTCGACTAACACGTAAAGGTTTTACGGTAGAGATTGCGTGCGATGGCGCGGCGGCAATTGAAAGGGCCAATGAGCTTCGTCCTGATTTGATTTTGATGGACATAGGCCTGCCAGTCATGGACGGCTTCGATGCGACTCGAAAATTAAAAGATGATCCTCAGACCCAATCCATTCCAGTGATTGCATTGACCGCCCATGCGATGATGCAGGACCGCGAAGCTTGCCTGGGTGCTGGATGTGATGATTTTGATACAAAGCCGATCGAGTTGCCCCGTTTGCTTGAGAAAATCAACTCACTGTTGTCCAAGGGTGCTTCATAA